Part of the Microbulbifer salipaludis genome is shown below.
TCGAAGCGCTCGTAGACACTCGGGTCTTTGATGATACTCATAAACGGCGCCAGCCCCGTACCGGTCGAAAGCAGCCACAGGCGCTTGCCCGGTAACAAATGATCGGCGACCAGGGTTCCCGTTGGCTTGCGACTGACGAAGATTTCATCTCCAGGCTTGATTTTCTGCAGTTGCGAAGTGAGCGGACCATCCGGCACCTTGATGCTGAAAAATTCCAGCTCGTCTTCGTAATTAGCACTGGCTATTGAATAGGCACGCAACAGAGGTCGGCCATTTGGCTGCGCCAAACCGATCATAGTGAAGTGACCGTTTTCAAATCGGAACCCCGGGTCACGGCTTGTTTTAAAGCTGAACAGCGTGTCGTTCCAGTGGTGGACTTCCAGCACCGTTTCCGTATTCAGGTTTGACATAGAAATATAACCGCTTAATCCAGAAATGCTTGTGGGCCAAATTCTAGCGCCACATGCGATATCTGGAAAGCGGGATATCTTGATACTAGATATCTATTTAATAGATATAGACTCGGTATTCTCGTTGCCCGCGTGGATCAGTTTGAAACGCGGCTGGTTCGCCTTATTTGGAGCTCCTGAGGTGCTGGTGGGAGCGCCCTCTACTGACTCGTGCGCTCCCAACTTCACTCAATACACCAGCGAACAACCCAGCTAGCAGGTTCTGTCTGGAATACACGGGGAGGCGTGACGCATAGCTATTTCAGCAATGAACGATCAATCGCATTCGTTCTGTGTTTTACGTATTCGACCCATTGACGAATTCCGGTACGTCGCGCAAGGACATGCTGCAGCCAAAGAACGAGGCCCCATTTTCTGATGTTGTAACGCATGCGATAGACACGGTTTTGAACCTTCAGCGCGAGTTTTTCTTGTATCGTGAGCGCGCGTGTATCACGGGAGAAGGGCTGATACCCCTGTTTCATCATTTGCTCGCTCGTCAGTAATTCGATCCAGCGGATTTCTCGAGCCGATGATTTGGACTTCCACTGCTCAGCGTATTGCTTTGAAGGGCAGCTGTAAGTGGTGTCTCGATCCAACTTGAGCATTTCTGGGTCGAACTTGAGAGAGAGGAATTCACAGAGGCGCGACAATTCCTTTACGGGGTTCTCAACGAGCTGTTCATAGAAAACCTCGATTGCTTGACCAGGCTGCTCCTGTGTTCTCAAAAGCTCACGTCGCTTTTCGAAATCGCACCATATTTTTGCGCCTTCATAGACATTTCCCACCCAGCCCATCCCGATGCAAGAGCGGGCAACATCTCTGGGATCTCGATAGAGATGTATGTACCGGGCGTTAGGCCAAAGCCTGGGTAACAGGTCTACACGCGAGTGGATCGACGCGCCAACGACTGGTTGGGGATTGCGGAGGTAAAGTTGCCGGAGAAAGTCTTTAACTAATGCTGGATAATCCAGTTCAGGGTCAATCGCCAGGTTCATTGCACTGGTCTGC
Proteins encoded:
- a CDS encoding ferredoxin--NADP reductase; its protein translation is MSNLNTETVLEVHHWNDTLFSFKTSRDPGFRFENGHFTMIGLAQPNGRPLLRAYSIASANYEDELEFFSIKVPDGPLTSQLQKIKPGDEIFVSRKPTGTLVADHLLPGKRLWLLSTGTGLAPFMSIIKDPSVYERFDQIILTHGVRYKSELAYQHYIEHELPEHEYFGEMVRGGLMYYPTVTREPYRNNGRLTDLMLSGKLFNDLNVPKPNTEEDRFMLCGSPAMLKDLTSILDSWGFKETRAGVPREYVIERAFVEK
- a CDS encoding sulfotransferase family protein; translated protein: MSHQPRQDFEQQASLALESPVFVIGPLRSGSTLLRLLLDHHPNMHMFGEFEGAVSQARGDRWPDLEDYWRFVKIDRQTSAMNLAIDPELDYPALVKDFLRQLYLRNPQPVVGASIHSRVDLLPRLWPNARYIHLYRDPRDVARSCIGMGWVGNVYEGAKIWCDFEKRRELLRTQEQPGQAIEVFYEQLVENPVKELSRLCEFLSLKFDPEMLKLDRDTTYSCPSKQYAEQWKSKSSAREIRWIELLTSEQMMKQGYQPFSRDTRALTIQEKLALKVQNRVYRMRYNIRKWGLVLWLQHVLARRTGIRQWVEYVKHRTNAIDRSLLK